A single Terriglobales bacterium DNA region contains:
- a CDS encoding acyltransferase, with amino-acid sequence MGAPPVESAPVLQSPRALVSSRLKSIDLLRGCAALFVVVHHAFEHDFDFSSTPLWYRFLRAFAAQGYLGVPLFFVISGFCIHLQYARSLVSGQKPSVGFVSFWKRRLHRLYPPYFAALCASMLIVVAAYLAGIHSGLLDLYPLPRGRWMVFDFLAHVTMLHGLIPSLDQMGGNAAFWTLAREEYLYLLYFFVLAWRKRWGLQVAMALVLFSGFAFHFAFLPFVPRSSRWWYIIDTSAIVLWIQWCLGMVAVEAYYGIIKLPWWLSQLWIAALVAPLAKLSETYRHELSPALWALTFFMVVNYCVRKESTGRLPASGVFAWLAAVGVFSYSLYLIHGPLQQVMYGVLTRSHVTVTLGVSVLFALLTIVASYYGARVFFYLVERRFLNPRTRVAVAASRTV; translated from the coding sequence ATGGGCGCCCCGCCTGTAGAAAGCGCGCCAGTCCTGCAATCGCCCCGAGCGCTGGTTTCGTCGCGTTTGAAGTCTATTGATCTGTTGCGCGGTTGCGCCGCCCTCTTTGTAGTCGTTCATCACGCATTCGAGCATGACTTTGACTTCAGTTCTACCCCACTCTGGTACCGTTTCTTGCGAGCGTTCGCCGCGCAGGGCTACCTGGGAGTTCCTCTCTTTTTTGTTATTTCGGGATTCTGTATTCACCTGCAATACGCACGCAGTCTGGTTTCGGGGCAGAAGCCCAGCGTGGGGTTCGTGAGTTTCTGGAAGCGCCGACTCCATCGCCTCTATCCCCCTTATTTCGCCGCGCTTTGCGCCAGCATGTTGATCGTCGTTGCTGCCTACCTGGCAGGGATACATTCGGGATTGCTCGACCTCTATCCGCTTCCTCGTGGCCGCTGGATGGTGTTCGATTTTCTCGCTCACGTCACCATGCTTCACGGTCTGATCCCGAGCCTTGACCAAATGGGCGGGAACGCGGCATTTTGGACGCTGGCTCGCGAAGAGTACCTGTATCTGCTCTACTTTTTCGTCTTAGCCTGGAGGAAAAGATGGGGTCTTCAGGTTGCGATGGCGTTGGTTTTGTTCAGCGGTTTCGCGTTTCACTTCGCATTCCTTCCTTTCGTCCCGCGGTCTTCAAGGTGGTGGTACATCATTGACACCTCCGCAATTGTGCTTTGGATTCAGTGGTGCCTGGGGATGGTGGCGGTGGAGGCCTACTACGGCATTATCAAGCTGCCGTGGTGGCTCTCCCAATTATGGATTGCAGCCTTGGTGGCACCGTTAGCCAAGCTTAGCGAGACGTATCGCCACGAGCTTTCGCCTGCTCTTTGGGCGCTCACCTTCTTCATGGTTGTGAACTACTGCGTCAGGAAAGAGTCCACAGGGCGCCTGCCGGCTTCAGGCGTCTTTGCCTGGCTGGCTGCGGTAGGAGTGTTTTCTTACTCCCTCTACTTGATTCACGGTCCACTGCAACAGGTGATGTATGGGGTGCTTACGCGATCCCATGTAACGGTCACATTGGGTGTATCCGTCCTCTTTGCTCTGCTGACTATTGTCGCGAGTTACTACGGAGCTCGGGTGTTCTTTTATCTGGTAGAGAGGCGATTCCTAAATCCCCGGACACGGGTGGCGGTGGCAGCTTCGCGCACCGTCTGA
- a CDS encoding isoprenylcysteine carboxylmethyltransferase family protein, with translation MPSWSVIARRIRVPLGFGFATVYLWLAHPTWKSIIAGALVCIPGLLLRGFASGHVRKNTELTTSGPYAYSRNPLYLGSLMLAAGFAIAGRSWWIGAGMIVIFVAVYLPVIHAEERFLQQQFPQFEEYARRVPRFVPRLRTPGSPTGTLGSNFSTDLYWQHREYNSVLGAVGMMAALVAKMIWLAHQ, from the coding sequence TTGCCTAGTTGGAGCGTCATTGCACGCCGCATTCGCGTGCCGCTAGGCTTCGGTTTCGCGACCGTTTACCTCTGGCTGGCGCACCCAACCTGGAAGTCAATCATCGCCGGGGCGCTGGTTTGCATTCCCGGACTGTTACTGCGGGGCTTCGCCTCCGGTCACGTTCGCAAAAATACTGAGTTGACCACGAGCGGTCCCTACGCCTATTCCCGCAATCCCTTGTATCTGGGCTCACTGATGTTGGCAGCTGGCTTTGCGATTGCCGGGCGTAGCTGGTGGATCGGCGCTGGGATGATCGTGATATTTGTGGCTGTGTACTTACCCGTGATTCATGCCGAAGAAAGATTCCTTCAGCAGCAGTTCCCGCAATTCGAAGAATACGCCCGTCGTGTGCCGCGATTTGTTCCCCGCCTGCGCACGCCAGGTTCGCCCACGGGTACCCTGGGCAGCAACTTTTCCACCGACTTATACTGGCAGCACCGTGAGTACAATTCTGTGCTGGGCGCAGTAGGCATGATGGCTGCGCTAGTGGCCAAGATGATCTGGTTGGCGCATCAATAA
- a CDS encoding DUF2007 domain-containing protein: MATAPNQPNVDPEEELVKVFESEQEAEALIVRGLLESAGIDAITQSIDADQDLFPIGGVSVLVRAEQADEARRVIEESRAKSAAAGEDEDGEWFDSGEEEESSEEPSSEP; this comes from the coding sequence ATGGCGACTGCTCCCAATCAACCTAACGTAGATCCCGAGGAGGAACTGGTCAAAGTGTTCGAGAGTGAGCAGGAGGCGGAGGCGCTCATCGTCCGTGGCCTATTGGAGTCTGCCGGGATCGACGCCATCACCCAGTCCATCGATGCCGACCAGGACTTGTTCCCGATTGGTGGAGTTTCAGTCCTGGTCCGGGCAGAGCAGGCCGATGAAGCCCGAAGAGTGATTGAAGAATCACGGGCCAAAAGCGCCGCGGCGGGCGAAGACGAAGACGGTGAGTGGTTCGATTCGGGGGAGGAAGAAGAATCTAGTGAAGAGCCCTCGTCTGAACCCTGA
- a CDS encoding glycosyltransferase family 9 protein produces MPTELSSLVVAPREENSPVAPTNAATSPASVNRILVVRLSSMGDVIHTMPAVALLRESFPEATLGWIIEERWAELLCMPGGDRFGRPNLAKPLVDAVHVVDTMAWRSAPFSSATWKGMLASWRELHDARYDVAIDFQGAAKTALLARCTGAARYVGFEEPREHAAGVFYTQTAAGRGNHVIEQSVSLAASFAGVAARLPEVEFPIDDAVEEKCERELRDRGVRNFAILNPGAGWGAKQWPAERYGEVAQGLAISGVPSIVNFGPGEEELAKQVEAASGGAARAMPCSVGELIALTRRARLFIGGDTGPMHLAAALHVPVVGIFGPTNPVRNGPFGTRSIVLRNPASETTHARRRQTDPGLLAITSAEVLRAAKELLGIRLA; encoded by the coding sequence ATGCCGACAGAGCTTTCGTCACTTGTCGTAGCGCCTCGGGAGGAGAATTCTCCTGTCGCGCCCACCAACGCTGCAACCTCACCCGCCTCCGTGAACCGAATTCTCGTTGTCCGGCTGAGTTCCATGGGCGACGTTATCCATACTATGCCTGCCGTCGCTTTGCTACGCGAAAGCTTTCCCGAAGCAACCCTCGGCTGGATCATCGAGGAGCGTTGGGCCGAATTGCTGTGTATGCCTGGTGGCGACCGCTTCGGCCGCCCCAACCTCGCAAAGCCGCTGGTGGATGCGGTGCATGTAGTGGACACCATGGCCTGGCGGTCAGCACCATTTTCAAGTGCCACCTGGAAGGGAATGTTGGCGAGTTGGCGCGAACTGCATGATGCCAGATACGATGTCGCCATTGATTTTCAAGGAGCTGCCAAAACCGCCCTGCTTGCGCGCTGCACCGGAGCGGCGCGGTATGTCGGCTTTGAAGAACCACGGGAGCACGCTGCTGGAGTTTTCTACACTCAAACTGCCGCGGGTCGCGGAAATCACGTGATTGAGCAGAGTGTCTCGCTGGCCGCGAGCTTTGCAGGTGTGGCGGCGCGTTTGCCGGAAGTCGAATTCCCCATTGATGATGCTGTGGAAGAGAAGTGCGAACGGGAGCTACGGGATCGTGGTGTGCGAAATTTTGCCATCCTGAACCCGGGCGCGGGATGGGGCGCGAAGCAGTGGCCAGCCGAGCGATATGGCGAAGTCGCCCAGGGGCTCGCAATTTCCGGCGTACCTTCAATAGTAAACTTTGGACCCGGCGAAGAAGAATTGGCCAAGCAGGTCGAGGCTGCGAGTGGGGGAGCCGCGCGGGCAATGCCGTGCTCGGTGGGTGAATTGATCGCTCTCACTCGACGCGCGCGACTGTTTATCGGCGGAGATACCGGCCCCATGCACCTGGCGGCCGCTTTACACGTTCCTGTAGTTGGGATTTTTGGCCCCACCAACCCGGTACGCAACGGACCGTTCGGTACTCGAAGCATCGTGCTGCGCAACCCGGCGAGCGAAACCACTCACGCACGCCGCCGGCAAACCGATCCCGGGCTGCTCGCCATTACCTCTGCGGAAGTGCTGCGGGCCGCAAAGGAATTGTTGGGGATTCGGCTTGCCTAG
- a CDS encoding DUF3108 domain-containing protein — protein MGPCLRITAIFVLVIAAETTLLIAGSKDEEAKPSNGTVSPAAIAEIRPPAQNYRFPVHQTWVYKAEWHSFSAGTATLRTESSGEFRHAVVNADTAGFVNMLYSVHDRFKTTIDPHTFCSTAITKQTDEGSRKREVELRFDYARGKSVFDERNPKNGNLKHVEHDIPKCVTDLMSGFLYLGSLPLAPGAVYRLPLNDGGPTNNIAAQVENREQVKTPLGSIQAIRIALEPSAGPLKNKGRLWAWYSDDAQHMLVQIRVKVRWGTLTLRLANVQRD, from the coding sequence ATGGGGCCTTGCTTGCGTATCACCGCCATATTTGTGCTGGTCATCGCTGCCGAGACCACCTTGCTGATTGCCGGCTCAAAAGATGAGGAAGCAAAGCCATCGAATGGCACAGTTTCCCCAGCAGCCATTGCTGAGATTCGCCCACCGGCCCAGAACTATCGCTTCCCCGTTCATCAAACCTGGGTCTACAAGGCTGAATGGCATTCGTTCTCAGCGGGTACGGCTACGCTGCGCACAGAGTCTTCGGGTGAGTTCCGCCATGCTGTGGTAAATGCGGATACTGCGGGCTTTGTAAACATGCTGTACTCCGTACACGACCGTTTCAAAACCACAATTGATCCGCACACCTTCTGTTCCACGGCAATCACCAAGCAAACGGATGAAGGCTCACGTAAACGGGAAGTTGAACTGCGCTTCGACTATGCCCGCGGTAAGAGTGTGTTCGACGAGAGAAATCCGAAGAATGGAAATCTCAAGCACGTTGAACATGACATTCCCAAATGTGTAACCGACCTGATGTCCGGCTTCCTCTATCTAGGTTCGCTTCCGCTCGCCCCGGGGGCGGTCTACCGTTTGCCCCTGAATGATGGCGGACCCACGAACAACATTGCTGCGCAGGTGGAAAATCGCGAGCAGGTGAAGACGCCGCTGGGCAGCATTCAAGCCATTCGCATCGCTCTGGAGCCAAGCGCGGGACCGCTGAAGAACAAAGGACGACTGTGGGCGTGGTACTCCGATGACGCGCAGCACATGCTGGTACAGATTAGAGTGAAGGTGCGCTGGGGGACTCTCACGCTACGGTTAGCGAACGTGCAACGCGACTAG
- the glyA gene encoding serine hydroxymethyltransferase, protein MNSDPMYRPLADVDPQVAAAIDNEVRRQHEGLELIASENFVSEAVLEAMGSVFTNKYAEGYPGKRYYGGCEFADVVENLARDRAKQLFGAEHANVQPHSGSSANMEAYSAVLQPGDTILGLNLAHGGHLTHGHHLNFSGKTYKVVPYGVTRETETIDYDDLEKLAEREHPKLIIGGGSAYARIIDFKRMRQIADKVGALYLVDMAHFAGLVAGGVHPSPIPHAQIVTTTTHKTLRGPRAGMILSKAEHATAIDKTVFPGDQGGPLVHIIAAKAVCFHEALQPEFREYARQIVANARVLAETLAAEGFRVISGGTDTHLMLVDVFSQGMLGSEAEKALGEAGITVNKNAIPFDVNPPLKPSGIRLGTPALTTRGMREGDMRQIGRWISEALHHRNEADVLKRLRRQVLELAEQYPLYPERRARAQAESRV, encoded by the coding sequence ATGAATTCTGACCCGATGTACCGCCCGCTCGCCGATGTTGATCCGCAGGTTGCTGCGGCCATTGATAACGAAGTCCGACGCCAACACGAAGGCCTTGAGCTGATCGCTTCGGAGAATTTCGTCAGTGAAGCTGTGCTCGAAGCGATGGGCTCGGTGTTCACCAACAAATACGCGGAAGGCTATCCCGGTAAGCGCTACTACGGAGGGTGCGAGTTTGCTGATGTGGTTGAGAACCTGGCGCGCGATCGGGCCAAGCAACTGTTTGGCGCAGAACACGCCAACGTGCAACCGCACTCCGGCTCATCGGCCAACATGGAAGCATACTCGGCGGTGCTGCAGCCGGGCGACACCATTCTGGGCCTGAATCTCGCTCATGGCGGCCATCTCACGCACGGCCACCACCTGAATTTTTCCGGCAAGACCTACAAGGTGGTGCCCTATGGCGTAACTCGCGAGACCGAGACTATTGATTACGACGATCTGGAAAAGCTGGCTGAACGCGAACATCCCAAGCTAATCATCGGCGGCGGCAGCGCATACGCGCGCATCATCGATTTCAAGCGCATGCGGCAGATTGCGGACAAAGTCGGCGCCCTCTACCTGGTGGACATGGCGCACTTTGCCGGGCTGGTGGCTGGAGGAGTACATCCTTCACCGATTCCCCATGCACAGATCGTGACCACCACTACTCACAAGACACTGCGCGGGCCACGCGCAGGAATGATTCTGTCGAAGGCCGAACACGCCACCGCGATTGATAAGACCGTCTTCCCTGGCGATCAGGGTGGACCTTTGGTCCACATTATCGCAGCCAAGGCAGTGTGTTTCCACGAGGCGCTACAACCCGAGTTCCGCGAGTACGCCCGCCAGATCGTCGCGAACGCCAGGGTGCTCGCCGAGACCTTAGCTGCCGAAGGGTTCCGGGTGATCTCCGGGGGTACCGACACTCACCTGATGCTGGTGGATGTTTTCTCTCAAGGTATGCTGGGTAGCGAGGCAGAAAAGGCGCTGGGCGAGGCCGGCATTACTGTGAATAAGAACGCCATTCCTTTTGACGTTAATCCTCCGCTTAAGCCAAGCGGCATCCGCCTGGGCACGCCCGCATTGACTACTCGCGGGATGCGTGAAGGTGATATGCGGCAGATCGGACGCTGGATTTCAGAGGCGCTACATCATCGCAATGAAGCTGACGTGCTGAAGCGCCTTCGCCGGCAAGTGCTGGAGCTGGCGGAACAATATCCCTTATATCCAGAGCGGCGGGCCAGAGCCCAGGCTGAGAGCAGGGTCTGA
- a CDS encoding adenylyltransferase/cytidyltransferase family protein, whose protein sequence is MADSRTKKVLSRTELQQRADDWRRSGEKITLANGCFDLLHVGHVRYLRAAKALGGKLVVGINSDESARGLKGEGRPLMPADERAEILAALADVDAVIIFPESDVRALVREIHPDIHAKGTDYTADSVPERDTVMEYGGRVEIVGDSKLHSSSGLISGTMARRKIQQKNMSQQSRARASAASIKESSTKNSGRS, encoded by the coding sequence ATGGCCGATTCGCGGACAAAAAAAGTTCTCAGCCGCACCGAATTGCAGCAGCGAGCTGACGATTGGCGGCGCAGCGGCGAGAAGATCACGCTGGCTAACGGTTGTTTTGACCTATTGCACGTGGGACATGTGCGCTACCTTCGCGCAGCCAAAGCACTAGGCGGAAAGCTCGTAGTCGGTATTAATTCTGACGAGAGCGCGCGCGGGCTTAAAGGCGAAGGGCGTCCCCTGATGCCCGCCGATGAACGCGCCGAAATCCTGGCAGCCTTGGCTGATGTTGATGCGGTGATCATCTTTCCCGAATCTGACGTACGTGCTTTGGTACGGGAGATCCACCCGGACATCCACGCCAAAGGCACGGATTACACCGCGGATAGTGTCCCGGAACGCGACACTGTGATGGAGTACGGCGGCCGGGTAGAGATTGTGGGAGATTCGAAGCTTCACTCCAGCAGCGGTTTGATCTCAGGAACCATGGCGCGGAGAAAGATTCAGCAGAAGAACATGAGCCAGCAGAGTCGTGCCCGAGCAAGCGCGGCTTCGATCAAGGAGTCCAGCACCAAGAATTCCGGCCGGTCTTAA
- a CDS encoding PfkB family carbohydrate kinase → MERRLVRKSTYTMSRHPSETERLTKIVAAFPKLTITVLGDLVADEFVFGEISRVSREAPVLILKHRGRTVLPGGGANAVYNLADLGVNVLPVGVVGEDEPGRQLLKRFRQKHIPTSGILKDKNYTTVTKTRILAGISHWGRQQVVRVDREPESPPNSHVSRELIEAARKYARASDALLVSDYGYGAATPAIFSAVRANGSLNKIPVTLDSRARMLEYAGVTAATPNEPEVEQALGASIGNEWTKLLSAGEQVMKSMKLESLVITRGHDGMVAFDRRRSPVDIPIFGSDEVADVTGAGDTVIATFTAALAAGADTEAAAQLANYAGGIVVMKRGTATVSQKELLEALEKAPPATRVH, encoded by the coding sequence ATGGAGCGCCGCCTTGTGAGAAAATCCACCTACACGATGAGCAGGCATCCCAGCGAGACCGAAAGGCTGACGAAGATCGTTGCGGCCTTTCCCAAGCTCACCATTACGGTGCTCGGGGATCTTGTAGCCGACGAGTTTGTATTCGGGGAGATTTCGCGGGTGTCGCGAGAGGCGCCGGTGCTGATCCTCAAGCATCGCGGTCGCACTGTTCTGCCGGGTGGTGGCGCCAACGCCGTGTACAACCTGGCCGACCTGGGTGTGAACGTGTTGCCCGTCGGCGTTGTGGGGGAAGACGAGCCTGGCCGGCAGCTGCTCAAACGCTTTCGGCAAAAACATATTCCCACCAGCGGCATCCTCAAAGACAAGAATTACACCACCGTGACCAAGACCCGCATACTAGCGGGCATCAGTCATTGGGGACGGCAACAGGTTGTGCGGGTAGATCGTGAGCCCGAGTCACCTCCTAATTCGCATGTGAGCAGGGAATTGATCGAGGCTGCGCGGAAATACGCCAGGGCGTCCGATGCCCTGCTGGTTTCGGATTATGGATATGGAGCAGCAACTCCGGCAATTTTCAGCGCGGTACGCGCAAATGGCAGCTTGAACAAGATTCCGGTCACTTTGGATTCACGCGCTCGGATGCTTGAATACGCAGGCGTCACAGCCGCAACCCCCAACGAACCCGAAGTTGAGCAAGCCCTGGGCGCTAGCATCGGCAATGAGTGGACCAAGCTCCTCTCAGCCGGTGAGCAAGTCATGAAAAGTATGAAGCTGGAATCGCTAGTGATTACTCGCGGACACGATGGCATGGTAGCGTTCGATCGGCGGCGAAGTCCGGTGGACATTCCAATCTTCGGCAGCGACGAAGTTGCAGATGTAACGGGTGCGGGCGATACCGTCATTGCCACCTTCACAGCAGCGCTCGCGGCAGGCGCGGATACCGAGGCAGCCGCTCAGCTGGCAAATTATGCCGGTGGCATTGTGGTGATGAAGCGGGGCACGGCAACCGTTTCTCAAAAGGAGCTGCTGGAGGCGCTGGAGAAAGCGCCTCCTGCTACCAGAGTGCATTAA
- a CDS encoding ComEC/Rec2 family competence protein translates to MTSRSKLPARDRVFPRQPLFYAALAYAAGTLVGARLWRPPVFWIVAIGVVALGATYFSRRRPVWATALGLAGLVLLGAFMIELRGSDAPSDAALAFTDGNEVTLIGHVTQEGFVRDEGFGRQRQIVELESEQITSERTSTNLPAGIRLSLFSSPKKTRSAPPVTMKQFLYGQRLRLKAKLRSPRNFGNAGEFDYRSYLLDRGIVALGSANSETVEVLPGFKGSQITLWRNRARRSVLEKVHQLWSPLDAALIDAMVVGEIFFIDRDTRVDYQRSGTYHILVVSGMNLAILAFVIFWCLRRLRLSEFAAAILTVLLGFGYAYLCNLGVPVLRSIFMLTFYLGARLLYRDRAPVNSIGGAALAVLVIDPRSLLDPSFQLTFLAVLAIAGIGLPLLERTSQPYRRALRFLDSADYDLNFKPSLAQVRLDLRMIGGRLSRFVGRRLGTLAPAAAGGFVLAAYEVLLISALMQLALALPMAYYFHRATAVALPANVLVVPLTEVLMPAAVLSVGLGYISLMLAKLPALITMFALHGITGTVIFLGTLQVADLRVPTPSIPACISAGLAFAVAMMLVRRRSVLVAAGVAALTASAIWITSIPPRPQLRRGAIEMTALDVGQGDSTLVVFPDGKTLLVDAGGSLGDWGSEFDYGEDVVAPYLWSRGIAHLDAIALTHGHADHIGGMRSVLKDFRPRELWLGPNPMTHALADLLREAAEQRVVVVHHAAGDAFTFGGAKVTVLSPPADWETRLQPRNNDSLAMKFTLEQTSIVMEGDAEKQAEHGIALQQIHADVLKIAHNGSTTSSTPELLDAVQPHLAVISVGVHNSFKHPRPEVLARLEALHVRTYRTDLDGAVTFYLDGKLVRVQTRALH, encoded by the coding sequence ATGACGTCCCGTTCGAAGTTGCCGGCCAGGGACAGAGTCTTTCCACGCCAGCCGCTGTTTTATGCCGCGCTCGCATATGCTGCCGGAACGCTGGTTGGCGCTCGTCTGTGGCGGCCGCCGGTTTTCTGGATTGTCGCTATTGGGGTCGTCGCTCTGGGAGCAACTTACTTTTCTCGCCGTCGTCCCGTTTGGGCAACTGCATTAGGACTGGCCGGACTGGTGTTGCTCGGCGCTTTCATGATTGAGCTACGGGGCTCGGATGCGCCCAGCGATGCTGCTCTTGCTTTCACCGATGGAAACGAGGTGACACTCATCGGCCACGTCACCCAGGAGGGATTTGTTCGGGATGAGGGGTTTGGAAGGCAGCGACAGATCGTCGAACTTGAGAGCGAGCAGATTACTTCCGAAAGAACATCAACCAATCTACCTGCTGGAATCCGGCTGAGTCTGTTCTCCTCGCCCAAAAAGACGAGGTCCGCGCCTCCGGTCACAATGAAACAATTCCTTTACGGACAACGGCTGCGGCTGAAGGCCAAGCTAAGATCTCCCCGCAACTTCGGCAATGCGGGTGAATTCGACTACCGCAGCTATCTCCTGGATCGCGGAATCGTGGCGCTCGGTTCGGCGAACTCGGAAACAGTTGAGGTCTTGCCGGGATTCAAGGGTAGTCAAATTACTCTGTGGCGCAACCGTGCGCGGCGCAGCGTCCTGGAAAAGGTCCACCAGCTCTGGTCGCCGCTCGATGCCGCCCTGATTGACGCCATGGTGGTGGGCGAAATCTTTTTTATTGATCGCGACACCCGCGTGGACTACCAACGCTCCGGCACCTATCACATTCTGGTCGTCTCCGGGATGAACCTCGCAATTCTCGCGTTTGTAATCTTTTGGTGTCTGCGGCGCTTGCGTTTAAGCGAGTTCGCCGCGGCCATTCTCACGGTGCTGCTGGGTTTCGGATACGCCTACCTGTGCAATCTGGGAGTGCCGGTGTTGCGGTCCATCTTTATGCTGACCTTCTATCTCGGCGCGCGCCTGCTTTATCGTGACCGCGCACCGGTGAATAGCATAGGCGGGGCAGCGCTTGCCGTCCTGGTCATTGACCCGCGTTCGCTGCTCGATCCCAGCTTTCAGCTCACGTTTCTGGCCGTACTGGCGATCGCTGGAATCGGCCTGCCGTTGCTGGAGCGGACCTCGCAGCCCTATAGGCGGGCACTGCGGTTTCTTGATTCCGCCGATTATGACTTGAATTTCAAACCGTCACTGGCGCAAGTCCGCCTGGATCTGCGGATGATTGGCGGTCGGCTATCGCGGTTCGTCGGCCGGCGACTCGGGACGCTCGCCCCCGCCGCCGCTGGTGGATTCGTTCTCGCCGCTTACGAAGTGTTGCTGATTTCGGCGCTGATGCAGCTGGCCCTCGCCCTGCCGATGGCCTACTACTTTCATCGGGCCACCGCGGTGGCGCTGCCGGCGAATGTGTTGGTAGTGCCGCTCACAGAAGTGTTGATGCCGGCTGCGGTTTTGTCCGTGGGTCTGGGATATATCTCGCTCATGCTCGCTAAGTTGCCGGCACTGATCACCATGTTCGCCTTGCACGGCATAACTGGCACCGTAATCTTTCTTGGAACACTGCAAGTGGCGGACCTGCGTGTGCCAACTCCCAGCATTCCCGCCTGCATTAGCGCTGGGCTGGCGTTCGCTGTTGCGATGATGCTCGTCCGTCGCCGTAGCGTGCTTGTGGCCGCAGGTGTTGCCGCTCTCACCGCTAGCGCTATCTGGATAACTTCCATTCCGCCGCGCCCACAACTCCGCCGTGGGGCGATCGAGATGACAGCACTCGATGTGGGACAAGGCGACTCAACGCTCGTCGTATTTCCGGACGGCAAGACTCTCCTGGTTGACGCGGGCGGCAGCCTTGGAGATTGGGGCTCGGAGTTCGATTACGGAGAAGACGTCGTGGCGCCGTACTTGTGGTCGCGAGGCATCGCACATTTGGATGCCATCGCCCTCACTCACGGGCATGCCGACCACATTGGTGGAATGCGCAGTGTGCTTAAGGACTTTCGCCCGCGCGAGCTGTGGTTGGGCCCCAACCCAATGACTCATGCGCTGGCTGATCTGCTGCGCGAAGCGGCGGAACAGAGAGTGGTAGTCGTCCACCACGCTGCCGGCGATGCCTTCACTTTCGGTGGCGCCAAGGTGACCGTGCTGTCACCGCCTGCCGACTGGGAAACCCGTTTGCAACCACGAAACAATGATTCGCTAGCGATGAAATTCACTTTGGAACAAACCTCAATCGTGATGGAAGGGGACGCGGAAAAGCAGGCTGAGCACGGCATTGCACTTCAGCAAATTCATGCCGACGTTCTAAAAATCGCGCACAACGGCAGTACTACTTCCAGCACGCCTGAACTGCTCGACGCCGTTCAGCCGCATCTCGCCGTAATTTCGGTAGGAGTGCACAATTCGTTCAAGCACCCACGCCCGGAGGTATTGGCCCGCCTGGAAGCTCTTCACGTCCGGACTTATCGTACTGACCTCGACGGCGCCGTCACTTTCTATTTGGACGGGAAGCTGGTCAGGGTTCAGACGAGGGCTCTTCACTAG